A genomic window from Triticum urartu cultivar G1812 chromosome 7, Tu2.1, whole genome shotgun sequence includes:
- the LOC125518555 gene encoding transcription factor MYB53-like, whose translation MGRSPCCDGEAGVKKGPWTPEEDKLLVDYIQEKGHGSWRRLPKLAGLNRCGKSCRLRWTNYLRPDIKRGRFTDDEEKLIIHLHSLLGNKWSSIATKLPGRTDNEIKNYWNTHLRKKLLGMGIDPVTHRPRTDLSLLAGLPGLLAAAGNFGGAGSATGAWDMNALRLQADAAKFQLLQGLVRALTTAAVPAPAPGMDNLMALLAASSGGQSGMNNGGQHGVDQSMLLQQCQWDGMNNLPALTNSAPASGMHNISGMFDGFGAGDGLSSTELGCHGGASGSNVTVDAVAPPRPMVANDQECNNNGGGGVSCEQTPASSPFDGLESLNLMDDLNTDGSWKDLLEQMSWLNSSEL comes from the exons ATGGGGCGGTCGCCGTGCTGCGACGGGGAGGCCGGCGTGAAGAAGGGCCCGTGGACGCCCGAGGAGGACAAGCTGCTGGTGGACTACATCCAGGAGAAGGGCCACGGCAGCTGGCGTCGCCTGCCCAAGCTCGCCGGCCTCAACCGATGCGGCAAGAGCTGCCGCCTCCGCTGGACCAACTACCTCCGCCCCGACATAAAGCGCGGCCGCTTCACCGACGACGAGGAGAAGCTCATCATCCACCTCCACTCCCTCCTCGGCAACAA GTGGTCGTCGATTGCTACGAAGCTGCCGGGGAGGACGGACAACGAGATCAAGAACTACTGGAACACTCACCTGCGCAAGAAGCTGCTCGGCATGGGCATCGACCCCGTCACGCACCGCCCCCGCACCGACCTCAGCCTGCTCGCCGGGCTCCcgggcctcctcgccgccgccggtaACTTCGGCGGCGCCGGCTCGGCCACGGGCGCCTGGGACATGAACGCGCTCAGGCTGCAGGCCGACGCCGCCAAGTTCCAGCTGCTTCAGGGGCTCGTGCGCGCGCTCACCACCGCCGCGGTGCCCGCGCCCGCACCTGGCATGGACAACCTCATGGCactcctcgccgccagcagcgGTGGGCAGAGCGGCATGAATAACGGTGGGCAGCACGGCGTTGACCAGAGCATGCTGCTACAACAGTGCCAGTGGGACGGCATGAATAACCTACCGGCGCTGACCAACTCCGCGCCGGCGAGTGGCATGCACAACATCAGCGGCATGTTCGATGGCTTCGGCGCCGGCGACGGGCTGAGCTCGACGGAGCTCGGGTGCCACGGCGGGGCGAGCGGGAGCAACGTGACCGTGGACGCGGTGGCGCCACCGCGCCCAATGGTGGCCAACGACCAGGAGTGCAACAACAATGGCGGCGGCGGTGTGTCGTGCGAGCAGACGCCGGCGTCGAGCCCGTTCGACGGGCTGGAGAGCCTGAACCTGATGGATGACCTCAACACGGACGGTAGCTGGAAGGATTTGCTAGA